One window from the genome of Cyclobacterium amurskyense encodes:
- a CDS encoding O-antigen ligase family protein — MQITKADISNKIFALLVAGLLSLFVVKTGVMGIGLMLVLPFVLAGGIFMMSHPNKSLAAGLIFAFLSIGAIRYVPNLPLGLTVDFALAMLIVSALFHNKVETDFSKLHNSLILVTLIWMGYNVAEIFNPEARSVTAWFYAVRGTALYMFLTVPLTLLYANKPSDINRLFIIVFALSVLASFWGLRQFYIGLDAAENRWLDAGSRSTHVLFGNLRVFSFFSDAGQFGAGIAHSGVMAMVLALGPFSLKKRIIFAVMALLFFYLMIMSGTRGALMVPVAGTMAYLFASKNFKLMVMGLLGLLLVFSFLKFTTIANNNYQVRRMRSALDPSDPSLNVRYLNQRKFAEYLKSRPFGGGIGTSGSWGQRFSPGTFLAETPNDSWFVKIWAEMGIVGLYLHIGILAFIAGMGLLKIWKVKDPRLRQKLFALFGGYVGIAAASYGNPLLGQMPTGIILYMSWAYFFLAEDMDKSLNKPSENE; from the coding sequence ATGCAAATCACCAAAGCTGATATCTCAAATAAAATATTTGCCCTGCTCGTGGCAGGGCTATTGAGTTTATTTGTGGTCAAAACAGGGGTGATGGGCATAGGTTTAATGCTTGTTCTTCCTTTTGTATTGGCAGGTGGGATATTTATGATGAGTCATCCCAACAAGTCACTTGCAGCCGGACTAATTTTTGCATTTTTATCCATAGGTGCCATCAGATACGTCCCCAATTTACCCTTAGGGCTTACTGTAGATTTTGCATTGGCCATGCTAATTGTCAGTGCTCTTTTTCATAATAAAGTGGAGACTGATTTTTCAAAACTACATAATAGTCTCATTTTAGTAACCCTAATTTGGATGGGATATAATGTAGCAGAAATCTTTAATCCTGAAGCGAGAAGCGTTACGGCTTGGTTTTATGCAGTAAGAGGCACGGCTTTGTATATGTTTCTTACGGTTCCACTTACACTTTTGTATGCCAATAAACCATCTGATATAAATAGACTATTTATAATTGTTTTTGCTTTAAGTGTACTCGCTTCTTTTTGGGGTTTAAGACAATTTTATATAGGCTTGGATGCAGCAGAAAACCGATGGTTAGATGCTGGTTCCAGATCAACTCATGTTTTGTTTGGAAACCTTCGTGTTTTTAGTTTTTTCTCAGACGCAGGTCAATTTGGTGCTGGAATAGCCCATTCAGGGGTAATGGCAATGGTCTTGGCCTTAGGTCCTTTTTCACTCAAGAAAAGGATAATTTTTGCAGTTATGGCTTTGTTGTTCTTTTACCTTATGATAATGAGTGGCACAAGGGGAGCATTGATGGTACCTGTAGCAGGCACAATGGCTTATCTTTTTGCCTCCAAAAATTTTAAATTAATGGTAATGGGACTACTAGGGTTGTTGCTGGTGTTTTCGTTTTTGAAATTTACGACCATTGCTAACAACAATTACCAAGTCCGGAGAATGAGGTCTGCATTAGATCCTTCAGACCCATCATTAAATGTTAGGTATTTAAACCAAAGGAAGTTTGCAGAATACTTAAAAAGCAGACCTTTCGGGGGAGGTATTGGCACTTCGGGATCATGGGGTCAAAGGTTTAGTCCGGGCACCTTTTTAGCTGAAACCCCTAATGACAGTTGGTTTGTGAAAATATGGGCAGAGATGGGCATTGTAGGTTTATACCTGCATATAGGCATTTTAGCATTTATTGCGGGAATGGGGCTATTAAAAATATGGAAAGTTAAGGACCCGAGGTTACGGCAAAAACTCTTCGCTCTATTTGGCGGATATGTAGGTATAGCTGCTGCCTCTTATGGTAATCCTCTATTAGGCCAAATGCCAAC